A stretch of Mucilaginibacter terrae DNA encodes these proteins:
- a CDS encoding YebC/PmpR family DNA-binding transcriptional regulator — protein MGRAFEFRKERKFKRWAKMAVQFTRLGKEIVMAVKDGGPNPESNSRLRTAMQNAKAVNMPKDRVEAAIKRASSKDEKDYEELVYEGYAPHGVAVLVETATDNTNRTVANVRSYFTKVGGTLGKTGSLDFIFSRKSVFRFDPGERDLEELEFELIDAGLEELFVETDEEGKDVAVIHAAYEDFGKMQKTLEALGIELKSAKLERISLSTTEISEEAAADVLKLIDKLEEDDDVQAVYHNMAE, from the coding sequence ATGGGAAGAGCATTTGAGTTTCGTAAAGAAAGAAAATTTAAGCGTTGGGCCAAAATGGCCGTTCAGTTTACCCGTTTAGGTAAAGAGATTGTGATGGCTGTTAAAGATGGCGGTCCTAATCCTGAAAGCAACTCGCGCCTGCGTACCGCCATGCAAAACGCCAAAGCGGTAAACATGCCTAAAGACCGTGTTGAGGCTGCTATTAAACGCGCATCGAGCAAAGACGAAAAAGATTACGAAGAATTAGTATACGAAGGTTATGCCCCTCATGGCGTAGCCGTACTGGTTGAAACCGCAACCGATAACACCAACCGTACCGTGGCCAATGTACGCAGCTACTTTACCAAAGTTGGCGGCACGTTAGGCAAAACAGGTTCGCTGGATTTTATTTTCAGCCGTAAATCTGTTTTCCGTTTCGACCCGGGAGAACGCGATTTAGAAGAGTTGGAGTTTGAACTGATAGACGCAGGCCTTGAAGAACTTTTTGTTGAAACCGACGAAGAGGGCAAAGACGTTGCCGTTATACACGCTGCTTACGAAGACTTTGGCAAAATGCAGAAAACTTTAGAAGCGCTGGGCATCGAGCTAAAATCGGCCAAGCTGGAGCGTATTTCATTATCAACCACCGAAATTAGCGAAGAAGCCGCTGCAGATGTACTGAAGCTAATTGACAAATTGGAAGAGGACGACGACGTGCAGGCGGTTTACCATAATATGGCAGAGTAA
- a CDS encoding glycosyltransferase family 87 protein yields MRNNKLYLAIFIIITIAFAIISYGRGMRADVNGDYYIYWETGKHYLSGEKLYTPGLVDGGFTYPPFAALFFSLFSFLPFHVSAFLFTFLVNYGLWIASFVLIRRIMRAYYPHEDLKWPLVISVALSAGFYWHNFIWMNSNLPVLCLTLLGVLYYQRKQYGWSYVFFMAGTFFKITPVLFLIFVAIKRGPKHWPKIVLTALPFIIIPAILRGLPTGINDWKDYYEAFVAPFSKGKIDENIISLGIPALLNKMNTGNAEVGIAPIFHLSASALKLIIIIFQATSMLALLAKFAYDRYIKGFENFSATDVCLIFMVTLLLPGRVWAHHHVCTGFIYTYLCFILIKQKRTALLVVTCLLGMLTNLITKNAIGQTLTDILKHYSFVTLLMVFVTFAILIFRKKEEVLVKE; encoded by the coding sequence ATGCGCAACAATAAACTCTACCTCGCTATATTCATCATTATTACCATTGCATTCGCCATTATATCGTACGGGCGTGGCATGCGTGCCGATGTTAATGGCGACTATTACATTTACTGGGAAACCGGCAAGCACTACCTCAGCGGCGAAAAACTTTACACGCCGGGTTTAGTTGATGGTGGCTTTACCTACCCTCCTTTTGCAGCATTGTTTTTCAGCTTGTTCTCGTTCTTGCCATTTCATGTGTCGGCATTCCTATTTACTTTTTTGGTGAACTATGGCTTATGGATAGCCTCTTTCGTGCTCATTCGCAGAATAATGAGGGCTTATTACCCTCATGAAGATCTTAAATGGCCGCTTGTTATTTCGGTTGCCTTATCGGCAGGTTTTTACTGGCATAACTTTATATGGATGAACTCTAACCTGCCGGTACTTTGCCTTACCCTTTTAGGCGTGTTATACTACCAGCGGAAGCAATACGGCTGGAGCTATGTATTTTTTATGGCCGGAACTTTTTTTAAGATCACCCCGGTATTGTTCCTTATTTTTGTAGCCATTAAACGCGGACCTAAACACTGGCCTAAAATTGTACTTACCGCACTGCCATTCATCATTATACCCGCCATACTGCGCGGTTTACCCACCGGCATTAACGATTGGAAAGATTATTACGAAGCATTTGTAGCCCCATTTAGCAAAGGAAAAATTGACGAAAACATTATTAGCCTGGGCATACCAGCCTTACTTAATAAAATGAACACCGGTAATGCCGAAGTTGGGATCGCACCCATTTTTCATTTATCGGCATCGGCATTAAAACTTATCATAATTATCTTTCAGGCTACAAGCATGTTAGCCCTCTTAGCAAAGTTTGCTTATGACAGGTATATAAAAGGCTTTGAAAATTTTTCGGCTACCGATGTTTGCCTCATTTTTATGGTTACGCTCCTGCTGCCCGGCCGGGTTTGGGCACATCATCATGTGTGCACCGGGTTTATTTATACTTACCTCTGCTTCATCCTCATAAAGCAAAAACGAACCGCACTGCTTGTGGTTACCTGCTTACTGGGTATGCTCACCAACCTCATTACCAAAAATGCCATAGGGCAAACCCTAACCGATATTTTAAAGCACTATAGCTTTGTTACTTTGTTAATGGTATTTGTGACGTTTGCGATATTGATATTTAGGAAAAAAGAAGAGGTGTTAGTTAAAGAATAA
- a CDS encoding NAD-dependent epimerase/dehydratase family protein: MSEKVLVIGANGQIGSELVLALRKKHGADHVIASDINAPVDAIRNGGPFEIANVLDKDNLQHIFEQHRPTQVYLLAAILSAVGEQKPKLAWDLNMNGLIHVLDLAVEFGVKRVFWPSSIAVFGPHSPKQNTPQYCVMDPNTVYGFSKLAGERWCEYYHAKYGLDVRSIRYPGLISWKTNPGGGTTDYAVHIFHEALQSGTYQSFLSANTALPMMYMDDAIRATLSLMDAPAERLTIRSSYNLGGISFTPEALAAQIKQHIPEFTLSYTDNDPRQAIADSWPQSIDDTSAQTDWDWKPEYDIERLTSEMLKNLKNSLVL, translated from the coding sequence ATGAGCGAGAAAGTATTGGTTATTGGCGCTAACGGACAAATTGGTAGCGAACTGGTTTTAGCCTTACGCAAAAAACATGGCGCAGATCATGTTATTGCCTCTGATATAAATGCGCCGGTTGATGCCATACGCAACGGTGGCCCTTTCGAAATTGCCAACGTGCTTGATAAGGACAATCTGCAACATATATTTGAACAGCACCGCCCAACACAGGTTTACCTGCTGGCGGCCATACTATCTGCCGTGGGCGAGCAAAAACCAAAACTGGCGTGGGATTTAAACATGAACGGCCTTATCCACGTGCTCGATCTGGCTGTTGAGTTTGGGGTGAAGCGAGTATTTTGGCCAAGCTCTATTGCAGTGTTTGGCCCGCACTCACCAAAACAAAATACGCCTCAATACTGCGTAATGGACCCGAACACTGTTTACGGTTTCAGTAAACTGGCCGGCGAACGCTGGTGCGAGTACTACCATGCCAAATACGGGCTTGATGTGCGCAGCATACGCTATCCGGGCCTCATCAGCTGGAAAACCAACCCGGGTGGTGGCACTACCGATTATGCTGTGCATATTTTCCATGAAGCCCTGCAAAGCGGCACCTATCAAAGCTTTTTATCAGCCAATACGGCCTTGCCTATGATGTATATGGATGATGCCATTCGCGCTACATTAAGCCTGATGGATGCGCCGGCCGAACGCCTTACCATACGCTCGAGCTACAATTTAGGCGGCATCAGCTTTACACCCGAGGCCCTTGCCGCACAAATAAAGCAACATATACCAGAATTCACACTCTCTTATACCGATAACGACCCGCGCCAGGCTATTGCCGATAGCTGGCCGCAATCTATCGACGACACCTCTGCTCAAACCGACTGGGACTGGAAACCTGAATATGATATTGAACGCCTTACCAGCGAAATGCTGAAAAATTTAAAGAATAGTTTAGTTTTGTAG
- the kbl gene encoding glycine C-acetyltransferase, with protein sequence MYDTLKPVLQQELADIEAAGLYKRERIITSPQGADIKVLGGQEVINFCANNYLGLSSHPQVIEAAKKAIDDHGYGLSSVRFICGTQDVHKELEAKLSEFLGTEDTILYAAAFDANGGVFEPLFNDQDAIISDELNHASIIDGIRLCKAQRHRYKHDDMANLEEKLKATQELRHRIIVTDGAFSMDGTVAQLDKICDLADKYNALVMIDESHCSGFMGKTGRGTHEHHNVMGRIDIITGTLGKALGGASGGFTSGRKEVIDMLRQRSRPYLFSNTLAPSIAGASIAVLNMLSEATTLRDKLEANTQYFREKMTEAGFDIKPGVHPIVPVMLYDAKLSQQFAARMLEEGIYVIGFYYPVVPQGKARIRVQISAGHEQHHLDKAIAAFTKVGKELDVIK encoded by the coding sequence ATGTACGATACCCTGAAACCGGTTTTGCAGCAAGAACTTGCCGACATTGAAGCGGCCGGATTATATAAAAGAGAACGCATTATTACATCGCCTCAAGGCGCCGATATTAAAGTATTGGGCGGACAGGAAGTAATAAACTTTTGCGCCAACAATTACCTTGGCTTATCATCGCATCCGCAAGTTATTGAGGCTGCTAAAAAGGCCATCGATGATCATGGCTACGGCTTATCGTCGGTACGTTTTATTTGCGGTACGCAGGATGTACATAAAGAGCTGGAAGCTAAGCTTTCGGAGTTTTTAGGTACCGAAGATACTATCCTTTACGCAGCAGCTTTTGATGCCAACGGTGGTGTTTTTGAGCCTTTGTTTAATGATCAGGATGCCATTATATCCGATGAACTGAACCATGCCTCCATCATTGACGGCATTCGTTTATGCAAAGCCCAGCGCCATCGTTATAAACACGATGACATGGCCAACCTGGAAGAAAAGCTGAAAGCTACTCAGGAACTTCGTCATCGCATTATTGTAACTGATGGTGCATTCAGCATGGATGGCACCGTTGCCCAGCTCGATAAAATTTGCGACCTGGCCGATAAATATAATGCCCTGGTAATGATAGACGAGAGCCATTGCTCGGGTTTTATGGGTAAAACCGGTCGTGGAACGCATGAGCACCACAATGTGATGGGCCGTATTGATATTATTACCGGTACTTTGGGTAAAGCCCTTGGCGGTGCATCGGGCGGTTTCACATCGGGCCGTAAAGAGGTTATTGATATGCTGCGCCAGCGTTCGCGCCCGTACCTGTTCTCTAACACTTTAGCACCATCAATTGCCGGAGCATCCATCGCGGTATTGAACATGCTAAGTGAGGCTACAACCCTGCGCGATAAGCTGGAGGCTAACACCCAATACTTCCGTGAGAAAATGACGGAGGCTGGTTTTGACATTAAACCGGGTGTGCACCCCATTGTGCCGGTTATGTTGTACGATGCCAAGTTATCGCAGCAATTTGCTGCCCGCATGCTCGAAGAAGGTATTTACGTAATTGGTTTTTATTATCCGGTAGTACCACAAGGCAAAGCGCGTATACGTGTGCAAATATCGGCAGGGCACGAGCAGCACCATTTGGATAAGGCTATTGCGGCCTTTACTAAGGTGGGTAAGGAGTTGGACGTAATTAAATAG
- a CDS encoding TetR/AcrR family transcriptional regulator, with protein MEADKIRESIKRSAQELFRKFGYHKTSVNEIAKRTKIAKATIYKYFESKEAILHSLLMDYIQVSVDELIHTDTPEMDEETHLTNLIMKTCRLSYTVCNEFIGWDFIRESANSQEFLRNLSNELEDLLVSSFMRLTGIRKHDSYQQRIRFLIKCSKNIVFSFAFTSVSDADVRKNFVSFQKEILPYLVKAAITVN; from the coding sequence ATGGAAGCCGATAAAATAAGAGAGAGCATAAAGCGCTCGGCGCAGGAGCTGTTTCGCAAGTTTGGCTACCATAAAACCAGCGTTAATGAAATTGCCAAAAGGACTAAAATAGCCAAGGCAACCATTTATAAGTACTTTGAAAGTAAGGAGGCCATTTTGCACTCCCTGCTCATGGATTACATACAGGTAAGTGTTGATGAGCTGATTCATACCGACACCCCCGAAATGGATGAGGAAACTCACCTCACCAACCTCATTATGAAAACCTGCCGCTTATCATACACGGTGTGTAACGAGTTTATAGGGTGGGATTTCATTCGCGAATCGGCCAACTCACAGGAGTTTTTGCGTAACCTATCAAACGAGTTGGAAGACCTGTTGGTTAGCTCATTTATGCGCCTTACCGGTATCCGCAAGCATGACAGCTATCAGCAGCGTATAAGGTTTTTAATTAAGTGCAGTAAAAATATCGTGTTTAGCTTTGCCTTTACCTCCGTAAGCGATGCAGATGTGCGCAAAAACTTCGTATCATTCCAAAAAGAAATATTGCCTTATTTAGTTAAGGCTGCCATTACCGTAAACTAA
- a CDS encoding aspartate-semialdehyde dehydrogenase: MKVAVVGATGLVGTKMLQILEERNFPVTELIPVASAKSVGKEVIYKGKPYKVVAVEDAIKQKPDIALFSAGGSTSLEQAPLFAEAGITVIDNSSAWRMDPTKKLVVPEVNADVLTAEDKIIANPNCSTIQMVVALKPLHDKYKIKRVVVSTYQSVTGTGVKAVDQLFNERKGIEGPMAYPYQIDLNVLPHIDVFTENGYTKEEMKMIKETKKIMGDDSIRVTATTVRIPVMGGHSESVNIEFEKDFDLDELRTLLSESPGIIVVDDVANLKYPMPLDAHEKDDVFVGRLRRDETQENTLNAWIVSDNLRKGAATNAVQIAEYLVANHLVGQAVEA, encoded by the coding sequence ATGAAAGTCGCAGTAGTAGGTGCTACCGGTTTGGTAGGCACTAAAATGTTGCAGATTCTTGAAGAACGCAACTTTCCGGTAACAGAATTGATCCCAGTGGCATCCGCAAAAAGTGTAGGTAAAGAAGTTATCTATAAGGGTAAGCCATATAAGGTGGTAGCTGTTGAGGATGCGATAAAGCAGAAGCCCGATATTGCCTTGTTTTCGGCGGGCGGAAGTACTTCATTAGAGCAGGCTCCTTTATTTGCCGAAGCGGGTATTACCGTTATCGATAATTCATCGGCCTGGCGCATGGACCCAACTAAAAAACTGGTTGTGCCCGAGGTTAACGCCGATGTATTAACTGCCGAAGATAAAATTATTGCCAACCCTAACTGCTCAACCATACAAATGGTAGTGGCCTTAAAGCCACTGCACGATAAATATAAAATTAAACGTGTAGTGGTGTCAACCTACCAATCGGTAACCGGAACTGGAGTTAAGGCTGTGGATCAGCTGTTTAACGAGCGTAAAGGCATCGAAGGCCCAATGGCTTACCCCTATCAAATTGACCTGAACGTATTGCCGCACATCGACGTGTTTACTGAGAATGGCTACACCAAGGAAGAGATGAAAATGATCAAAGAAACCAAAAAGATCATGGGCGACGACAGCATCCGAGTAACGGCAACAACCGTGCGTATCCCGGTTATGGGCGGTCACTCTGAGTCGGTTAATATTGAGTTTGAGAAAGATTTTGATTTGGACGAATTACGTACCCTGCTGAGCGAATCTCCGGGCATTATAGTGGTTGACGATGTGGCCAACCTGAAATACCCAATGCCTTTAGACGCTCATGAAAAAGATGATGTATTTGTAGGTCGTTTACGCCGCGATGAAACGCAGGAGAACACACTGAATGCATGGATCGTATCAGATAACCTGCGTAAAGGCGCTGCAACCAACGCCGTACAAATTGCCGAGTATTTGGTAGCTAACCATTTGGTTGGTCAGGCTGTAGAAGCGTAA
- a CDS encoding PIN domain-containing protein yields MASKKVFVDSDIILDLLLKREPFFRFSQTLLNAADKYSFTLYTSTLVIANVHYFLNKSLKDKATARLHIKLLAEIIAILSVVTAEDIDFAINSNNNDFEDAIQISVAENAKADIIITRNTKDYKHSTIPVLTAEQFLRTL; encoded by the coding sequence ATGGCCTCTAAAAAAGTGTTTGTTGATAGCGATATTATTTTAGACCTGCTACTCAAACGTGAGCCTTTTTTTAGATTTAGCCAAACGCTGTTAAACGCTGCTGATAAATACAGTTTTACACTTTATACATCTACATTAGTAATTGCAAACGTTCATTACTTTTTAAACAAATCGTTAAAGGATAAAGCAACCGCCAGGCTTCATATTAAGCTACTTGCTGAAATTATTGCCATTCTATCGGTTGTTACTGCAGAAGATATTGATTTTGCAATAAACAGTAACAATAATGATTTTGAAGATGCAATACAGATTAGCGTTGCCGAAAATGCTAAAGCCGACATCATTATCACCCGAAACACAAAAGACTATAAACACTCGACCATCCCCGTTTTAACGGCCGAGCAATTTTTAAGAACATTATAA
- a CDS encoding DUF5686 family protein, with product MKARLFIFFLAAALQVHAQTYRLAGRISDEKKAPVSFASVYIRNSTYGTTANEDGFYEFKLSAGTYNVVFRSVGNIERTEKITISNQDQEFNVTLANEPFSLQEEPGSGDEGNPGKDIIKKVINKREYYLNQVDEYSCAVFVKGVQRLTSAPQNLMTRDVRRVLQLDANGKGILYQSESLSKYNFRNPNWVREEMIASKTAGQNAAFSYNKASDLQVNFYQNNFEIEGLSARAFVSPFASNALRFYNYKLVGRSIKSGRRIAKIQVIPKRRNEAVYLGNVYVVEGDWRIYGVDLILTKEQANINLVDTLNISQQYIPITDSVWLPTSTHFDFHGNVLGFKFQGYYQAIYNNYNINPQFPKGFFNGEVMRIDTQASAKNGRYWANNRPVPLTVLEERDYKKKDSLFAIQHTPKYLDSLNKDQNGFAPLSYLIFGYQNYNREKRQSWYLDPFLQTVFYNTVEGWGVNAKVSYIKGFDNGQSYSITPEVRYGFGAKMLNANVGFTYNYNPSSQSTLSARFGSDVLDLNNAGTRSLFFNTLSTLFYENNYIKLYRTNFGVVAWQHELTNGLLLNTQVSYAERQQLYNQSFNHVFDNKDKTYTANNPLANPPTVESMLFPTNQALTAKASLTYTFRQQYIVRPDGKYIEPSLYPKIRINYRKGVSGVLGSDVNYDFASIDVFDDRMKVGLIGFSAFKITAGTFLNRKSLYFMDYNHFFGNQGTTFNPTIGSFHFLPFYEFSTNRSFIEAHYEHNFAGNFLSKIPFVRKLKLEELIGVNYLAQGKNSTPVSNTGLMQPVKGSYTEAYIGVQRFILRVDYGMAFDGNRKVVQGIRIFYGIR from the coding sequence ATGAAAGCACGTTTATTTATATTTTTTTTAGCCGCAGCGTTACAGGTTCATGCCCAAACCTACCGTTTAGCCGGCCGTATCAGCGATGAAAAAAAAGCGCCTGTTTCATTTGCTTCCGTATATATCCGTAATTCAACTTATGGCACCACTGCCAACGAAGATGGATTTTATGAATTTAAACTCAGTGCCGGAACATATAATGTAGTTTTTCGCTCGGTGGGCAATATTGAACGCACCGAGAAAATAACCATCAGCAACCAGGATCAGGAATTTAATGTAACCCTTGCTAATGAGCCATTTTCCTTACAGGAAGAACCCGGTAGCGGCGATGAAGGCAATCCCGGTAAAGACATCATCAAAAAAGTAATTAATAAACGTGAATATTACCTTAACCAGGTAGATGAATATTCGTGCGCCGTTTTTGTAAAAGGCGTACAGCGTTTAACCAGTGCACCGCAAAACCTCATGACGCGCGATGTACGCCGGGTATTGCAACTGGATGCTAACGGCAAAGGCATTTTGTATCAGTCCGAATCGTTGTCAAAGTACAACTTCCGTAACCCTAATTGGGTACGCGAGGAAATGATAGCCTCTAAAACGGCCGGACAGAATGCGGCTTTTAGTTACAATAAAGCATCGGATTTACAGGTAAATTTTTACCAGAACAATTTTGAGATTGAGGGTTTAAGCGCACGTGCATTTGTGTCGCCTTTTGCTTCTAACGCACTGCGCTTTTACAATTATAAACTGGTAGGCAGATCTATAAAAAGCGGCAGGCGAATTGCAAAAATACAGGTAATTCCCAAGCGCCGTAATGAGGCGGTTTACCTGGGCAATGTTTACGTAGTTGAGGGCGACTGGCGCATTTATGGTGTAGACCTTATCCTTACTAAAGAACAAGCCAACATAAACCTGGTCGATACGCTAAATATCAGTCAGCAATATATACCCATTACGGATAGTGTTTGGTTGCCTACATCTACCCATTTTGACTTCCATGGAAATGTGCTTGGCTTTAAGTTTCAAGGCTATTACCAAGCCATTTACAATAATTACAATATTAACCCTCAATTTCCTAAAGGCTTTTTTAATGGCGAGGTAATGCGTATCGACACCCAGGCCAGCGCTAAAAATGGCCGCTATTGGGCAAATAACCGGCCGGTACCTTTAACTGTTTTAGAGGAACGGGATTATAAAAAGAAGGACAGCCTTTTTGCCATACAACACACGCCAAAATATCTCGACTCGCTGAATAAAGACCAAAACGGGTTTGCTCCTTTAAGCTATCTCATATTTGGCTACCAAAACTATAATCGCGAAAAGCGGCAATCATGGTACCTCGATCCTTTCCTGCAAACGGTGTTTTACAATACAGTTGAGGGCTGGGGTGTTAATGCCAAAGTTAGTTACATTAAAGGTTTTGATAATGGGCAATCGTACAGTATAACCCCAGAGGTTAGATACGGCTTTGGTGCTAAAATGCTGAATGCCAACGTGGGCTTTACGTACAACTACAATCCGTCAAGCCAGTCAACCTTATCGGCCCGCTTTGGCAGCGATGTACTGGATTTAAATAATGCCGGCACACGCTCACTATTCTTTAACACTCTAAGCACTCTGTTTTACGAAAATAATTACATCAAACTTTACCGTACAAATTTTGGAGTAGTTGCCTGGCAGCATGAATTAACCAATGGCTTATTGCTAAATACGCAGGTTTCATATGCCGAGCGGCAGCAGTTGTACAACCAATCGTTCAACCACGTTTTTGATAATAAAGATAAAACGTACACCGCTAACAACCCGCTGGCTAACCCGCCAACTGTTGAGTCGATGTTGTTTCCAACTAACCAGGCTTTAACCGCTAAGGCCTCGTTAACTTATACCTTCAGGCAGCAGTACATTGTGCGCCCTGATGGCAAGTACATTGAACCCTCGTTATACCCCAAAATACGCATAAACTATCGTAAAGGTGTTAGCGGCGTGCTGGGTTCTGATGTAAATTATGATTTTGCATCAATCGATGTGTTTGACGACCGGATGAAAGTTGGATTGATCGGCTTTTCGGCCTTTAAAATTACAGCCGGAACTTTCTTAAATCGTAAAAGCCTGTACTTTATGGATTATAACCACTTCTTTGGTAATCAGGGAACCACGTTTAATCCAACCATCGGTAGCTTTCATTTTCTGCCGTTTTATGAGTTCAGCACAAACCGCTCATTTATAGAGGCACATTACGAGCATAACTTTGCCGGCAATTTTCTGAGCAAAATTCCATTCGTGCGCAAACTTAAACTGGAAGAACTGATTGGGGTAAATTACCTGGCACAAGGCAAAAACAGCACTCCCGTTAGTAATACAGGCCTTATGCAACCTGTAAAAGGCAGCTATACCGAAGCTTATATTGGTGTACAGCGTTTTATATTAAGGGTTGATTACGGTATGGCGTTCGACGGCAACCGTAAAGTTGTACAGGGAATACGGATATTTTACGGGATAAGGTAA
- a CDS encoding LysR family transcriptional regulator — MISFAHRVFLEVAANLSFSKAAQVLFITQPAISKHVKALEDQYKLPLFERKGNSIMLTEAGTKLNEYLLQATEIERKAEYDMALLSNQSYAAGHLRLGASTTIALYILPPILSGFQHKYANVGVQLVNRNSEYILNALLNHEVDIGIIEVDNKLTNVSYQSFMTDEVIPVCSAKSALAGKSLSLKQLVKTPLALRERGSGTLNALLKSLADHHIKPADLSVKIRLGGTEALKNFLLADQCLGFMPRPSIKRELAEGDLVEVPIEGLKIIRNFYFIRRKGTEDYGLTSNFMNYALEHY, encoded by the coding sequence ATGATCTCCTTTGCGCACCGTGTTTTTTTAGAAGTTGCTGCCAACCTGAGTTTTTCAAAGGCGGCACAGGTGCTGTTTATTACACAGCCTGCTATAAGCAAACACGTAAAAGCGTTGGAAGATCAGTATAAACTCCCGCTTTTTGAACGCAAAGGCAACAGTATTATGCTCACCGAGGCCGGTACCAAACTAAACGAATACCTGCTGCAAGCTACCGAAATTGAACGCAAAGCCGAGTACGATATGGCCTTGCTAAGCAATCAATCGTACGCTGCGGGGCATTTGCGTTTGGGGGCAAGCACCACTATAGCGCTGTATATTTTACCACCAATTTTGTCGGGATTTCAGCATAAATATGCCAATGTGGGTGTGCAGTTGGTTAACCGTAACTCCGAGTATATTTTAAATGCCCTGCTCAACCACGAGGTTGATATTGGCATTATTGAGGTTGATAATAAACTCACCAATGTATCGTACCAATCATTTATGACCGATGAAGTTATACCCGTATGTTCGGCTAAAAGTGCGTTGGCGGGTAAATCGCTTAGCTTAAAGCAATTGGTTAAAACACCACTGGCGCTGCGCGAGCGCGGCTCTGGTACGCTTAACGCGCTGCTCAAATCACTGGCCGACCATCATATTAAACCGGCCGATCTGTCTGTAAAAATACGCTTGGGCGGCACCGAGGCACTCAAAAATTTCCTCCTGGCCGATCAATGCCTTGGCTTTATGCCGCGCCCATCCATTAAGCGCGAACTGGCCGAAGGGGATTTGGTGGAAGTGCCGATCGAAGGATTAAAAATTATCCGCAACTTTTATTTCATCCGTCGGAAGGGAACAGAAGACTACGGGCTTACCAGTAATTTTATGAATTATGCGTTGGAACACTATTAA
- the pheS gene encoding phenylalanine--tRNA ligase subunit alpha has product MQELIDKYTAEVEVFSPANAEELETFRIKFLGTKGLIKDLFEQFKNTTPEEKRTLGKVLNQFKQLIEGKHQTYKEQFDSQLTTDNSQQDLTLPGEGFAVGSRHPLSLVRNEIIDIFKRLGFVVAEGPEIEDDWHNFSALNFPEEHPARDMQDTFFITKDGGQDSIALRTHTSSVQVRMMESGKPPFRAIMPGRVYRNEAISARAHCFFHQVEGLYVDENVSFADLKQTLFHFVQELYGEGTKVRFRPSYFPFTEPSAEMDISCTICKGAGCNMCKHSGWVEILGCGMVDPNVLENCGIDSKKYTGFAFGMGIERITNLKYVIRDLRLFSENDVRFLRQFKTDIV; this is encoded by the coding sequence ATGCAGGAACTAATAGATAAATACACCGCGGAGGTTGAAGTATTTTCGCCGGCTAACGCCGAGGAACTGGAAACTTTTCGTATTAAGTTTTTAGGTACCAAGGGCTTAATTAAAGACCTTTTTGAACAGTTTAAAAACACCACGCCCGAAGAAAAACGCACTTTAGGAAAAGTGCTTAACCAGTTTAAGCAACTAATTGAGGGTAAACATCAGACTTATAAAGAGCAGTTTGACTCACAACTGACAACTGACAACTCACAACAAGATTTAACCCTGCCGGGCGAAGGCTTTGCAGTTGGCTCACGTCACCCGTTGTCGCTGGTACGTAACGAGATCATCGATATATTTAAACGTTTAGGTTTCGTAGTGGCCGAGGGACCGGAGATCGAGGACGACTGGCATAACTTTTCGGCACTAAACTTCCCCGAGGAGCACCCTGCCCGCGATATGCAGGATACTTTCTTTATCACTAAAGATGGGGGACAAGACAGCATTGCCTTGCGTACCCACACTTCATCGGTACAAGTACGTATGATGGAAAGCGGCAAACCACCATTCCGTGCTATTATGCCGGGGCGTGTTTACCGTAATGAGGCTATATCGGCACGTGCACATTGCTTTTTTCACCAGGTAGAGGGTTTGTATGTGGATGAGAACGTATCGTTTGCCGATTTAAAGCAAACGCTATTTCACTTTGTGCAGGAGTTGTATGGAGAGGGAACTAAGGTTCGTTTCCGCCCGTCGTATTTCCCTTTCACCGAGCCATCGGCCGAAATGGATATATCGTGCACCATTTGTAAAGGAGCCGGCTGTAATATGTGTAAACACAGCGGCTGGGTCGAAATTTTAGGCTGCGGTATGGTTGATCCTAACGTGCTCGAAAATTGCGGTATCGACAGCAAGAAATACACCGGCTTTGCCTTTGGTATGGGTATTGAGCGTATTACCAACCTTAAATATGTGATACGTGATTTACGCTTGTTCTCAGAAAACGACGTACGCTTTTTAAGGCAGTTTAAAACGGATATTGTTTAA